The following proteins are co-located in the Desulfobaccales bacterium genome:
- a CDS encoding class I SAM-dependent methyltransferase, with product MPDQYDESSIKNCYSTWSQNYYNDYYGSKEAYPPVHRDLLKYLLREAKVNSILDAGCGPASFLRELGDENLDLYGFDLTPEMVLEGQMVLEKHGIPSSHLWTGNVLDPTSFHMPGKKRVKRFDAVICIGVLPHIPHGHDITVIKNLRNAVKPKGLVVVEARNQFFSFFTLNRYSYNFFMEELIRREHLLDKAGTGKTQLISLMKSLENQFHMDLPPIRKGKESEPGYDEILSRTHNPLLLKEQFISQGFKDVKLLFYHYHCLPPMFEKEIPELFRQESLAMEDPEDWRGYFMASAFLLLGKPA from the coding sequence ATGCCAGACCAATATGATGAATCCTCTATCAAAAATTGTTATTCCACCTGGAGCCAAAATTATTACAACGACTATTATGGCTCTAAAGAAGCCTATCCACCGGTACATCGAGACTTGTTAAAATATTTACTTCGTGAGGCAAAAGTCAACAGCATACTCGATGCTGGCTGTGGTCCCGCTTCATTCTTGCGAGAATTGGGTGATGAGAATTTAGATTTGTATGGGTTTGACCTGACCCCGGAAATGGTACTTGAAGGTCAGATGGTATTGGAAAAACATGGTATCCCCTCCAGTCATCTCTGGACAGGTAATGTGCTTGACCCAACATCTTTTCATATGCCCGGGAAAAAGAGGGTAAAGCGCTTTGATGCAGTTATTTGTATTGGTGTCCTGCCCCACATTCCCCATGGCCATGACATCACGGTAATAAAGAACCTGCGAAATGCTGTCAAGCCTAAAGGTCTGGTGGTGGTTGAGGCACGTAACCAGTTTTTTTCGTTTTTTACCCTGAACCGGTATTCGTATAATTTTTTTATGGAAGAATTGATCCGGAGAGAGCATCTATTAGATAAAGCCGGCACTGGAAAAACTCAGTTAATTTCTCTTATGAAGAGTCTTGAAAACCAGTTTCACATGGATCTGCCACCGATCCGTAAGGGCAAAGAAAGTGAGCCGGGGTATGATGAGATTCTTTCCCGCACACACAATCCGCTGCTTCTGAAAGAGCAATTTATTTCTCAGGGGTTTAAGGACGTAAAACTATTATTTTACCACTACCATTGCCTGCCCCCGATGTTTGAGAAAGAGATACCCGAGTTGTTCCGCCAAGAGAGCCTAGCCATGGAAGACCCGGAAGATTGGCGCGGCTACTTCATGGCCTCGGCTTTCCTTTTACTTGGAAAACCGGCATGA
- a CDS encoding class I SAM-dependent methyltransferase — protein MDLTGMYQNDYVSSTYADSEGILVAFRRIISLDPVKSDNVGRVKRILEFAAVHLKAPTAENRAPTVLDIGSGLGVFLHRMKEAGWDCTALDNDPRLCQHANDNVGVKAVCGDFMTLENLGKFDVVTFNKVLEHVEYPVAMLAKSKANLRRGGFIYVELPDGEGAALEGPEREEFFIEHHHVFSMASLAMLASRAGFSVLVMERLQEPSTKYTLRAFLI, from the coding sequence ATGGACCTGACCGGCATGTACCAGAATGATTATGTAAGCTCAACCTATGCTGATAGCGAAGGGATCCTGGTTGCCTTCAGGCGAATTATCTCTCTAGATCCGGTCAAATCAGACAATGTTGGGCGGGTAAAGCGGATCCTGGAGTTTGCCGCCGTTCACCTCAAAGCGCCAACCGCTGAAAACCGGGCGCCAACTGTTCTTGATATCGGCTCCGGTTTGGGCGTCTTTCTGCACAGAATGAAAGAGGCTGGCTGGGACTGCACCGCGCTGGATAACGACCCGCGCTTGTGTCAACATGCCAATGACAACGTGGGAGTCAAAGCAGTTTGCGGCGATTTCATGACCCTGGAGAACCTGGGAAAATTTGACGTGGTGACCTTCAATAAGGTACTGGAGCATGTAGAATATCCGGTGGCGATGCTGGCCAAAAGCAAAGCGAATTTGCGCCGCGGTGGCTTTATTTATGTTGAACTGCCCGATGGTGAAGGGGCTGCCCTGGAGGGGCCAGAGCGGGAAGAGTTTTTCATTGAGCATCACCATGTTTTTAGTATGGCCTCCCTAGCCATGCTGGCGTCTCGCGCCGGATTTTCGGTTCTTGTCATGGAACGACTCCAGGAGCCCAGCACCAAATATACGCTACGAGCTTTCTTAATCTAA